In the Pseudoalteromonas undina genome, one interval contains:
- a CDS encoding tetratricopeptide repeat protein, whose protein sequence is MTTLGFDEHDESYIEDAYDDFLPPAIYRCIKAEAKWDPQIDLTPSLEILTAFEQQIETICSQTRDAHDRLEQLLDCFYSQWLFSASSLKVPEYKLNSISYTLSMRSGTPTTLAILLCHFLQHAKLDASVSITQGEVGIHVAMSDDEGYIVEPSSGQQSWYIIPENTNEDNAQEQEPLELIFEDEVYKLFLAQQKWSFISENKFGHALTCVDLLMEMLGDDPYERRDRGYLLNQLGCPKMARDDLQFFVDECPDDPAIEVIQHQIEELEDNHKTHH, encoded by the coding sequence ATGACCACCCTCGGGTTTGATGAACACGATGAATCTTATATAGAAGATGCCTACGATGATTTTTTGCCACCGGCAATATATCGTTGTATTAAAGCAGAAGCTAAATGGGACCCTCAAATAGACTTAACACCAAGTCTTGAAATATTGACTGCGTTTGAGCAACAAATAGAGACTATTTGTTCGCAAACACGCGATGCACATGATCGTTTAGAACAACTACTTGATTGCTTTTACAGTCAGTGGTTATTTAGTGCGTCAAGCCTTAAAGTACCTGAGTACAAGCTAAACAGTATTAGCTACACCTTATCTATGCGCAGTGGTACACCCACGACCTTAGCTATTTTGTTATGCCATTTTTTACAGCATGCAAAACTTGATGCTAGTGTAAGCATAACTCAAGGCGAAGTGGGCATTCACGTCGCAATGAGCGATGATGAAGGGTACATTGTTGAGCCAAGTAGTGGTCAACAAAGCTGGTATATCATTCCTGAAAATACCAACGAAGATAATGCACAAGAGCAAGAGCCTCTTGAGCTTATTTTTGAAGACGAAGTATATAAATTATTTTTAGCGCAACAAAAATGGTCTTTTATTAGTGAGAACAAATTTGGTCATGCGTTAACTTGCGTTGATTTGTTAATGGAAATGCTAGGGGATGATCCCTATGAGCGACGCGACAGGGGCTATTTACTAAATCAGCTAGGTTGCCCTAAAATGGCACGAGATGATTTACAATTTTTTGTTGATGAATGTCCCGACGACCCTGCTATTGAAGTCATCCAACATCAAATCGAAGAACTTGAAGATAATCATAAAACCCACCATTAA
- the prfA gene encoding peptide chain release factor 1 has translation MKESVYRKLETLVERYEEVQALLSDPSVISDQNRFRTLSKEYSELEEVVKTFLAYQQAQEDLSSAEEMLKDSDPEMREMAQEEYKEAKAQISTLEDDIQVLMLPKDPRDNNNVFLEVRAGTGGDEAAIFAGDLFRMYSRYAETKKWKVEVVTTNEGEHGGYKEVIANISGEGVYGQLKFESGVHRVQRVPETESQGRVHTSACTVAVMAEVPEAEAIEINTADIKVDTFRASGAGGQHVNKTDSAIRITHLPTGVVVECQDERSQHKNRAKAMSVLAARLQQAEDEKRHAAEASERRNLVGSGDRSERIRTYNYPQGRITDHRINLTLYRLNEVVAGDLGAVVEPLMQEHQADLLAAMGDD, from the coding sequence ATGAAAGAGTCCGTTTATCGTAAATTAGAAACCTTAGTTGAGCGCTATGAAGAAGTGCAAGCGCTACTAAGTGACCCATCGGTCATTAGTGATCAAAACCGCTTTCGTACTCTTTCAAAAGAATACTCTGAGCTTGAAGAAGTGGTAAAAACATTTTTAGCGTACCAGCAAGCACAAGAGGATTTGAGCAGTGCTGAAGAAATGCTTAAAGATTCAGACCCTGAAATGCGTGAAATGGCACAAGAAGAATACAAAGAAGCAAAAGCACAGATTTCGACTTTAGAAGACGACATTCAAGTTTTAATGTTGCCTAAAGATCCGAGAGACAACAACAATGTATTTTTAGAGGTTCGTGCAGGAACAGGGGGCGATGAAGCGGCTATTTTTGCTGGCGACTTATTCAGAATGTACAGCCGTTACGCAGAAACAAAAAAATGGAAAGTAGAAGTTGTTACCACCAACGAAGGTGAGCACGGTGGTTATAAAGAAGTAATTGCTAACATCAGCGGTGAAGGTGTTTACGGGCAGTTAAAGTTTGAATCAGGCGTACACCGTGTACAACGTGTTCCTGAAACTGAGTCTCAAGGCCGTGTACATACCTCAGCATGTACTGTAGCTGTTATGGCTGAAGTACCAGAAGCAGAAGCCATCGAAATCAATACTGCCGATATTAAAGTTGATACTTTTAGAGCGTCGGGCGCGGGTGGTCAGCACGTAAATAAAACCGACTCTGCCATTCGTATTACCCATTTACCTACGGGTGTAGTGGTTGAGTGTCAAGATGAGCGCTCTCAGCATAAAAACCGTGCTAAAGCGATGTCGGTATTGGCTGCGCGCCTTCAGCAAGCTGAAGATGAAAAGCGTCATGCTGCTGAAGCATCAGAACGTCGTAACTTAGTTGGCAGCGGCGATCGTTCTGAGCGTATTCGTACATACAACTATCCACAAGGTCGTATTACCGATCACCGTATTAACTTAACGCTTTATCGTCTTAATGAAGTGGTAGCGGGTGATTTAGGCGCCGTTGTCGAGCCTCTAATGCAAGAGCATCAAGCAGATTTACTTGCAGCAATGGGTGACGATTAA
- a CDS encoding SirB2 family protein yields the protein MDYLALKHTHMAIALVSIILFYVRSFSRMGSGSLAKNKVVFIGSHSIDTLLIISAITLMAMAKINPLEQLWLLEKIILVVVYIAVGIISAKQTTTLPKVMFLVFNTAVILAIGFLATAKAPLLL from the coding sequence ATGGATTATTTAGCATTAAAACATACGCACATGGCGATTGCGCTAGTGAGTATTATTTTATTTTACGTACGTTCTTTTTCGCGCATGGGCAGTGGCAGCCTTGCTAAAAATAAAGTGGTTTTCATTGGTAGCCACAGTATAGATACCTTACTAATCATCTCGGCTATTACTTTAATGGCCATGGCTAAAATAAACCCGTTAGAGCAACTTTGGCTATTAGAAAAAATTATACTGGTGGTTGTTTATATCGCCGTTGGGATTATTAGTGCGAAGCAAACCACAACATTACCTAAAGTTATGTTTTTAGTGTTTAACACTGCGGTTATCTTAGCTATTGGCTTTTTAGCAACCGCCAAAGCCCCGCTATTGTTGTAA
- a CDS encoding DUF3369 domain-containing protein: MEDFLFSNEQPPEVASEEQGTWKVLIVDDEPEVHAVTRLALSDFKFQDKRLEFISAYSGAEAKKLIDEHPDAAIILLDVVMETDDAGLQVAKYIRNTVKNNYIRIILRTGQPGQAPERQVIVNYDINDYKSKTELTAQKLFTVMMASLRSYRDIISIEQSREGLEKIITASRNIFATHSMDNFIEGVMQQLTSLLNVADEAMYATTLVAQNPSEELNKKLIVCSGTGDFAKREGEELETVLAADQLLACQEALANKAIVYKDDYLFAYCSSKFNHNSMLFVSGVPSKLTDTQRNLIEIFSQNVQLAFENVQLHTEVEATQQELVYRLSEAVEQRSCETGNHVKRVAYICYELALAYGLSEEQANLIRFASPLHDVGKIGIPDAILNKPGKLNSDEWEVMKTHAGKGYAILKDSPRKIVSAGALIAQQHHEKWDGSGYPCGLKGESIDIFARIVALADVYDALRHKRCYKGAWTLEEAVAEINANKGTHFDPKLVDVFNDKLEELEAVILRFPDKTHN; this comes from the coding sequence ATGGAAGATTTTTTATTTTCAAATGAACAACCACCTGAAGTAGCAAGTGAAGAGCAAGGAACATGGAAAGTTTTAATAGTTGATGATGAGCCAGAGGTTCATGCTGTTACCCGTTTAGCATTGAGTGACTTTAAGTTCCAAGATAAACGGTTGGAATTTATTAGCGCATATTCAGGTGCAGAAGCAAAAAAGTTAATTGATGAGCACCCAGATGCAGCCATCATCCTACTCGATGTTGTTATGGAAACTGACGACGCTGGTTTGCAAGTCGCGAAATACATACGTAATACCGTTAAAAATAATTACATTCGTATCATTTTACGCACTGGTCAACCAGGTCAAGCTCCTGAGCGTCAAGTCATTGTCAATTACGACATAAATGACTACAAATCTAAAACAGAACTCACCGCACAAAAACTATTCACCGTGATGATGGCTAGCCTTCGTTCGTATCGCGATATTATTTCTATTGAGCAGTCACGTGAGGGGCTGGAAAAAATAATAACCGCCTCTCGCAATATTTTTGCAACTCATTCAATGGATAACTTTATTGAAGGGGTTATGCAGCAGCTAACCTCCTTGCTTAATGTGGCCGACGAAGCTATGTATGCCACTACCTTAGTTGCGCAAAATCCGTCAGAGGAATTAAATAAAAAACTGATTGTTTGCTCTGGCACTGGTGATTTTGCTAAGCGCGAAGGGGAAGAGCTAGAAACAGTATTAGCAGCAGATCAACTCTTAGCGTGCCAAGAAGCCCTAGCTAACAAAGCAATTGTTTATAAAGATGACTATTTGTTTGCCTATTGTAGTAGTAAATTTAATCATAATTCGATGTTATTTGTATCCGGTGTGCCATCGAAGCTGACAGATACGCAACGAAATCTAATCGAAATTTTTTCTCAAAATGTGCAGTTGGCATTTGAAAATGTACAATTACACACTGAAGTTGAAGCCACCCAGCAAGAACTTGTCTATCGTTTAAGCGAAGCAGTTGAACAGCGTTCATGTGAAACGGGTAATCATGTAAAACGGGTTGCTTATATTTGTTATGAACTGGCATTAGCGTATGGATTATCTGAAGAGCAAGCGAATTTAATTCGCTTTGCCTCGCCTCTACATGATGTGGGTAAAATAGGTATTCCGGATGCTATTTTAAATAAACCCGGTAAATTAAACAGTGATGAGTGGGAAGTTATGAAAACCCATGCAGGCAAAGGCTACGCCATTTTAAAAGATTCACCGCGTAAAATAGTCAGTGCAGGGGCCTTAATTGCACAGCAACATCACGAAAAATGGGATGGGTCTGGTTACCCTTGCGGCTTAAAAGGCGAGAGTATCGATATTTTTGCTCGCATAGTGGCATTGGCCGATGTGTATGATGCACTGCGTCATAAACGTTGTTATAAAGGTGCGTGGACACTTGAAGAAGCCGTTGCTGAGATCAATGCAAACAAAGGTACGCATTTTGATCCTAAACTTGTTGATGTATTCAATGATAAACTTGAAGAACTTGAAGCGGTAATTTTACGCTTTCCTGATAAAACACATAACTAA
- the prmC gene encoding peptide chain release factor N(5)-glutamine methyltransferase, which translates to MTPSVENAITTGTNLLASSSDSAKLDAQVLLLNILQKPRSYLFTWPEKQLTDEQYQAFQRACERRLQGEPVSHITGCREFWSLQLEVNPTTLIPRPDTETLVELALECEVPKNAKVLDLGTGTGAIALALGSEMPSWDIIAVDRIDDAVALAKRNQQRLAINNVTVEQSNWFSALKNKKFDLIVTNPPYIEHDDVHLHQGDVRFEPLSALVADDAGMADIKQIITQSRDYLHASGYLLIEHGFEQSAAVRHIFNQMAFINVSTVKDLGNNDRVTFGQWP; encoded by the coding sequence GTGACGCCTTCTGTTGAAAACGCTATTACTACAGGTACTAATTTATTAGCATCAAGTAGTGATAGCGCAAAGTTAGATGCACAAGTTTTACTGCTCAATATTTTACAAAAGCCACGAAGTTATTTATTTACTTGGCCTGAAAAACAGCTCACAGATGAGCAGTATCAGGCATTTCAACGTGCCTGTGAACGTCGCTTACAAGGCGAACCTGTTTCGCATATTACCGGCTGTCGTGAATTTTGGAGTTTGCAGCTTGAAGTGAACCCAACAACACTTATCCCTCGACCTGATACAGAAACCTTAGTTGAACTTGCGCTTGAGTGCGAAGTGCCTAAAAACGCGAAAGTACTTGATTTAGGCACAGGCACAGGGGCAATAGCATTGGCGCTTGGAAGCGAAATGCCCTCATGGGATATTATTGCTGTTGATCGTATTGATGATGCGGTAGCGTTGGCAAAGCGCAACCAACAGCGATTAGCTATTAATAATGTGACTGTTGAGCAGAGTAACTGGTTCAGTGCGTTAAAAAACAAAAAATTTGATCTAATTGTAACCAATCCACCCTATATAGAACATGACGATGTTCACTTACATCAAGGCGACGTGCGCTTTGAACCTTTGTCTGCATTAGTCGCAGATGATGCAGGAATGGCTGATATTAAACAAATAATTACACAATCACGTGACTATTTACACGCAAGTGGCTATCTTTTAATTGAACACGGATTTGAGCAAAGTGCAGCTGTGCGTCATATTTTCAATCAAATGGCGTTTATAAATGTAAGCACAGTGAAAGATCTTGGTAATAACGACCGCGTAACGTTCGGACAATGGCCCTAA
- the hemA gene encoding glutamyl-tRNA reductase, with amino-acid sequence MTIIALGINHKTASVDLREKVAFSPEQISEALQQLSGHADFNEAVIVSTCNRTEVYCSLAQQNSQTLLQWLASFHGLDEHELSKNIYCYEDSAAINHLMRVACGLDSLVLGEPQILGQIKQAYNSAKTHDAVGVTFDRLFQKTFSVAKEVRTETNIGASAVSVAFAAVNLAKHIYGKLDKTKVLLIGAGETIELVAKHLYQNEPQKITVANRTIERARGLADEVSADVIALAQLPERLHQADIVISSTASTLPIIGKGVVEQALKQRRYKPMLFIDIAVPRDIESQVGELDDAYLYSVDDLQAIVSENMAAREQAAEQAQIIISERTKEFFMWLRSLDSVDLIRHYRNDVQTTKAELVDRALSQLNTGKSAEKVILELANKLTNRLMHAPTRAIQDAAKKGEVAQLNQLKKMLGIDQE; translated from the coding sequence ATGACCATAATAGCACTTGGTATTAATCACAAAACCGCATCCGTAGATTTACGAGAAAAAGTGGCCTTTTCGCCTGAGCAAATTTCAGAGGCGCTACAGCAATTAAGTGGTCATGCCGACTTTAATGAAGCGGTTATTGTATCTACCTGTAATCGCACTGAAGTGTATTGTAGCCTTGCGCAGCAAAATTCCCAAACATTGTTGCAATGGTTAGCCAGTTTCCATGGTTTAGATGAACATGAACTGAGTAAAAACATCTACTGTTATGAAGACAGCGCAGCAATAAACCATTTAATGCGTGTAGCCTGCGGGCTTGATTCGCTGGTGTTAGGTGAACCACAGATTTTAGGGCAAATAAAGCAAGCGTATAACAGCGCTAAAACCCACGATGCGGTGGGTGTAACTTTTGATCGTTTGTTTCAAAAAACTTTTTCAGTGGCAAAAGAAGTACGCACCGAAACTAACATTGGTGCGAGTGCAGTCTCGGTTGCGTTTGCTGCGGTTAATCTTGCAAAGCATATTTATGGCAAATTAGACAAAACCAAGGTGCTATTAATTGGTGCTGGTGAAACCATTGAGCTGGTAGCAAAACATTTATACCAAAATGAGCCACAAAAAATAACGGTAGCTAATAGAACAATAGAACGGGCTCGCGGCTTAGCAGATGAAGTGTCAGCAGATGTTATTGCCTTGGCACAATTACCAGAACGATTACACCAAGCCGATATTGTTATTAGCTCCACCGCCAGTACTTTGCCTATTATTGGTAAAGGAGTGGTGGAACAAGCACTGAAACAACGTCGTTATAAACCTATGCTATTTATAGATATTGCTGTACCACGCGATATTGAAAGCCAAGTCGGAGAGCTTGACGACGCTTATTTATATTCCGTTGATGACTTACAAGCCATTGTTAGCGAAAACATGGCTGCACGTGAGCAAGCGGCAGAACAAGCACAAATTATTATTAGTGAACGCACCAAAGAGTTTTTTATGTGGCTGCGTTCACTTGATTCAGTGGATTTAATTCGCCACTACCGTAATGATGTACAAACTACAAAAGCAGAACTTGTAGATAGGGCCCTAAGCCAGCTAAATACAGGTAAAAGTGCAGAAAAAGTAATTTTAGAGCTAGCCAATAAATTAACCAATCGCTTAATGCACGCGCCTACCCGTGCCATCCAAGATGCAGCGAAAAAAGGTGAAGTGGCTCAGTTAAATCAATTGAAAAAAATGTTAGGTATAGATCAGGAATAA
- the kdsA gene encoding 3-deoxy-8-phosphooctulonate synthase, with protein sequence MNNQVININQIELANDKPFVLFGGMNVLESRDLAMRIVEHYVEVTTKLNIPYVFKASFDKANRSSINSYRGPGMEEGLKIFEEIKNTFNIPLITDVHEPHQAAPVAEVVDVIQLPAFLARQTDLVVAMAKTGAIINVKKPQFLAPHEMRHIITKFNEAGNNNVALCERGSSFGYNNLVVDMLGMDDMKTMAPVIFDATHALQRPGGRADSADGRRAQAAELARSGMALGIAGLFIEAHPNPNEAKCDGPCALALSKLEGYLSQMKAVDDLIKSFAPLDTSASDL encoded by the coding sequence ATGAACAACCAAGTTATAAATATTAATCAGATAGAACTGGCAAATGATAAACCTTTCGTTTTATTTGGTGGCATGAATGTGCTGGAATCTCGTGATTTAGCGATGCGTATTGTTGAGCATTATGTTGAAGTGACCACTAAATTAAATATTCCTTATGTATTTAAGGCGTCATTTGATAAAGCCAATCGCTCGTCAATCAATTCTTACCGTGGTCCGGGCATGGAAGAAGGCTTAAAGATATTTGAAGAGATTAAAAATACCTTTAATATTCCGCTGATCACCGATGTGCATGAACCTCATCAAGCAGCACCGGTTGCAGAGGTTGTTGATGTTATTCAGCTACCGGCATTTTTGGCTCGTCAAACAGACTTAGTGGTTGCCATGGCAAAAACAGGCGCGATTATTAATGTGAAAAAGCCACAGTTTTTAGCCCCACATGAAATGCGTCATATCATTACTAAATTTAATGAAGCGGGCAATAATAATGTGGCCTTGTGTGAACGTGGTTCAAGCTTTGGTTATAACAACCTAGTGGTTGATATGCTGGGTATGGATGACATGAAAACCATGGCGCCCGTTATATTTGACGCTACTCATGCGCTACAACGTCCTGGCGGTCGAGCTGATTCAGCCGATGGTCGTCGTGCTCAAGCAGCAGAACTGGCTCGTAGTGGCATGGCACTGGGTATTGCAGGCTTATTTATTGAAGCACACCCAAATCCAAATGAAGCAAAATGTGATGGCCCTTGTGCATTAGCACTGAGTAAATTAGAAGGGTACTTATCGCAAATGAAAGCAGTTGATGATTTAATCAAAAGCTTTGCTCCGCTTGATACCAGTGCTAGCGATTTATAA
- the lolB gene encoding lipoprotein insertase outer membrane protein LolB translates to MTRQYFILTLLFVFLTGCANKNNYNTKTYEDWKLRLSTQKTWQVEGKLAFISPDERQSANLNWQQTQNSNHLVLTTFIGTRILSLKQTAVGAELIFDDQQFFDTNASKLLQRLTGFTLPVNNAGQWLKATIDDQTLEVDQLGRAKSVLWFDDAGKKWQINYTSYIQKHGFWLPNALTLTHQKIKIKIKLYDWQFN, encoded by the coding sequence TTGACTCGACAATATTTTATTTTAACCCTGTTATTTGTTTTTTTAACGGGCTGCGCCAATAAAAACAACTACAATACAAAAACTTACGAAGACTGGAAGTTACGTCTTAGTACACAAAAAACTTGGCAGGTGGAAGGTAAATTAGCGTTTATTAGCCCTGATGAGCGCCAATCTGCTAACTTAAATTGGCAACAAACACAAAATAGTAATCATTTAGTGTTAACCACATTTATTGGCACCCGAATTTTATCGCTCAAACAAACCGCAGTGGGGGCTGAATTAATATTTGATGATCAACAGTTTTTTGATACTAATGCGAGTAAACTTTTACAACGCTTAACGGGGTTTACTTTACCGGTAAATAACGCCGGTCAGTGGTTAAAAGCCACTATTGACGATCAAACCTTAGAAGTCGATCAATTAGGCCGTGCTAAAAGCGTGTTATGGTTTGATGACGCCGGCAAAAAATGGCAAATAAACTACACCAGTTACATACAAAAACACGGTTTTTGGTTACCTAATGCGCTAACCTTAACCCATCAAAAGATTAAAATTAAAATCAAACTCTACGATTGGCAGTTTAACTAA
- the ispE gene encoding 4-(cytidine 5'-diphospho)-2-C-methyl-D-erythritol kinase, producing the protein MNTPFELSLIAPAKLNLFLHINGRRDDGYHELETLFTFLNYGDELHFTLTNDKNISISGDTHGIALTDNLIYKAALLLQTQCKVNLGAKINLTKRLPMGGGVGGGSSDAASTLLALNTLWNTALTLDELADLGLNLGADVPVFIKGKSAIAHGIGEQLEYVKLPQKWYCVVFPNQHVSTAQIFTHPDLKRDTPKLLGDWQQQVLTNDCEPLVKKLCPEVEKTLQWLLKYAPSKMTGTGSCCFVEFASQVQAQDVLANLPHTWQGFIASSVNTSPAHTELAAIIDK; encoded by the coding sequence ATGAATACTCCCTTTGAACTTTCGCTGATTGCGCCGGCGAAACTAAATTTATTTTTACATATTAATGGTCGCCGTGATGATGGCTATCATGAATTAGAAACCCTATTTACATTTTTAAACTATGGCGACGAGCTCCATTTTACGCTTACTAATGATAAAAATATTAGTATTAGCGGTGACACTCATGGCATTGCGCTAACTGACAACTTAATTTATAAAGCAGCTTTATTATTGCAAACTCAGTGTAAAGTGAATTTAGGTGCAAAAATAAATTTAACTAAACGTTTGCCTATGGGCGGAGGTGTTGGTGGTGGTTCATCCGATGCTGCGTCAACACTTTTAGCGCTTAACACACTGTGGAATACCGCTCTTACACTAGATGAACTTGCAGATTTAGGCTTGAATCTCGGTGCAGACGTACCTGTATTCATTAAAGGTAAAAGTGCCATAGCACATGGCATTGGCGAGCAATTAGAGTATGTTAAATTGCCACAAAAATGGTACTGCGTTGTTTTTCCAAACCAGCATGTCAGTACTGCACAAATATTTACTCACCCCGATTTAAAACGTGACACGCCTAAACTTTTAGGTGACTGGCAACAACAGGTTTTGACTAACGATTGTGAGCCTTTAGTGAAAAAGCTGTGTCCCGAGGTTGAAAAAACCCTGCAGTGGTTGCTAAAATACGCCCCATCAAAGATGACCGGAACAGGTTCATGTTGTTTTGTTGAATTTGCTAGTCAAGTTCAAGCACAAGATGTACTTGCTAACCTCCCCCATACTTGGCAGGGGTTTATCGCATCAAGCGTTAATACTTCTCCTGCTCACACGGAGTTAGCCGCCATCATTGATAAATGA
- a CDS encoding DUF819 domain-containing protein, whose translation MADPQTALITNDAVVLGLLAIILGFIFKTSSSQRPGLVTFYKYVPALLLCYFLPSLLNTFGIVDGSQSSVYYVASRYLLPACLILLTISIDLRAIINLGPKALIMFLTGTAGIVIGGPLAILIMSAVYPEAVGGHGPDAVWRGMTTIAGSWIGGGANQASMKEMFEVGGDIFSAMVTVDVIVANLWMAVLLLMAANHKAIDAKAGADTTAIEDLKQRVEKYHAEHARMPTLNDYMMIIAIAFGITGLAHFCADILGPFFANNYAWAKEYSLNSKFFWLIVISTTIGISLSFTRVRHIEAFGSSKVASAFLYILVASIGLHMNVMAIFDSPMYFVLGAIWMLTHASLMLIVAKLIKAPLFYMAVGSQANVGGAASAPVVAAAFHPSLAPVGVLLAVLGYGVGTYMAYICGLMMQAVAP comes from the coding sequence ATGGCTGATCCCCAAACTGCCTTGATCACCAATGATGCTGTTGTACTAGGTTTACTGGCGATTATTTTAGGCTTTATTTTTAAAACCTCGTCAAGTCAGCGCCCAGGGCTTGTAACATTTTACAAATATGTGCCTGCATTATTGCTGTGCTATTTTTTACCATCGTTGCTAAATACCTTTGGTATTGTTGATGGCTCGCAATCGAGTGTGTATTACGTTGCCTCGCGGTATTTATTACCTGCGTGTTTAATCTTACTAACTATTAGCATTGATTTAAGAGCGATTATTAATCTAGGCCCTAAAGCATTAATTATGTTCTTAACGGGCACCGCAGGTATTGTGATTGGTGGACCATTAGCTATTTTAATTATGAGTGCCGTTTACCCTGAAGCAGTGGGTGGACATGGCCCTGATGCTGTTTGGCGCGGTATGACAACTATTGCGGGCAGCTGGATTGGCGGCGGCGCGAACCAAGCGTCTATGAAAGAGATGTTTGAAGTTGGCGGTGATATCTTCTCTGCTATGGTTACTGTCGATGTGATTGTGGCTAATCTATGGATGGCGGTATTATTATTAATGGCGGCTAACCATAAAGCGATTGATGCCAAAGCGGGGGCCGATACCACTGCGATTGAAGATTTAAAACAGCGTGTTGAAAAATACCATGCAGAGCATGCCCGTATGCCAACGCTGAATGATTACATGATGATTATTGCTATTGCCTTTGGTATTACTGGTTTAGCACATTTTTGTGCTGATATTTTAGGACCCTTCTTTGCCAATAACTATGCATGGGCAAAAGAATACAGTTTAAATAGTAAGTTCTTTTGGCTTATTGTTATATCGACCACTATAGGCATTAGTTTATCGTTCACTAGAGTGCGTCATATCGAAGCCTTTGGCTCGTCTAAAGTGGCATCAGCATTTTTATATATCTTAGTAGCATCAATTGGCCTGCATATGAATGTGATGGCGATTTTTGATTCACCAATGTATTTTGTGCTTGGTGCAATTTGGATGCTAACTCACGCCAGCTTAATGCTGATTGTTGCTAAACTAATTAAAGCGCCGTTATTTTACATGGCTGTTGGCTCTCAGGCCAATGTAGGTGGCGCGGCCTCGGCCCCTGTTGTCGCCGCTGCGTTTCATCCATCACTGGCACCGGTAGGCGTTTTATTAGCAGTACTAGGCTATGGTGTAGGTACATATATGGCGTATATTTGTGGATTAATGATGCAAGCAGTTGCACCATAA